The nucleotide window TTTAAAGAAGCAAAAATAACAAGAAGTATCATACATTCAGATTTAAAGaagcaaaaaccaaaaaaaaaataacaaaataacaacaaGAATCATACATTCAGATTTAAAGAAGCACTACcacgtattaaaaaaataaaattttgtaagtCATTTTTACTCGACAAAAGTTTGTGCCTCAGGAAAAGCACTTGAATAAAGATAGCAACTAGAAATGaataaagtaaaagaacaatgattgcatgtaaaaaaaaattgaaaacaaacattcaaaaaCAAACCCAtacatttttcccaaaaaaatgaaaggagcatcgaagagaagagagggatTTGGGTGGCAAAAAACTGATATGGGAAAAATATCTCCGCCACAACATCAAGTTGTAAAGACTAAATTGGCCTCTTGAAACTGAGAAATAGAAGGAAGAAAGACTTTTAACCTacgaatttttttagttttaaaaattttaggataaattatatatataaaaatatttcaatcaattaaaataaataaaaaatcataacatccaaaataagaaattaatagagaaatattttaaataattattagagaaaTAGTTGGCAGTTGCTTGGAATATGGAATTAAGTTTGACAAATAtttctaaaacattttttatatgtgaTATTGAAATATGCTTTTTTTAGATTTCAGTTTTTATATGtgatattgaaatatgttttttttagatttcagtttcatagtattttatcatttgattatttagttaattttttatatgtgatattgaaatatgtttttgttAGATTCCAGATTCATAgtattttatcatttgattatttatttaattgagcaTTGGAAATAATagttatttctttctttcatcttGCTTATGTAGAACGGTATCCAACagttaaaataatcattttcttcattaacaTAATGAGAAACGGTaagattctataaataatttatttaaaaaaatttaacaacgaaaatataaatttgtgtcaaatttaagtctataaacaatttcttaaAGATCATGGAAAACAACCTGCAAAAAGAATCATATATAAAGATTTAccagaagagaagaaagaggaGATTCGCAGAAagcaaagagaaaaatatgctAAACAAAGAGCATATAGAAGCAACTCGATTTGTATAATGACTCGACATCATTTGGTGATGATGATTCTAATAGATCTGTTGGTGATCAAACGACTACGTCGATTACTCGATATTCAAACAATGATGTCCAATATATAGACAACATTCAAGACTTTAGTCTTGTTCAAAAAGTATCAAAGAGATAACGAAATTCTGATATTCATATTGATATCACTAAAGAGGATTCGTCTCGTGAATCATGTGTTCTTCATGGTGTTGATGTCTGTGTCATTAATTCAAAGACAAATTCATCCATAAACAATGTCTCCAAATCTTCTAATCAACTCTTTATCCAGCAGGTTCTCctctaataatttttctaaatttcttattcaccCATCATTCTGTTATTTTTCTCTGAGATTTcgaaaaatattatacaaataggATCTATATGTTGTTCGAGAGGAGTCAAGCTACGGCCAGTCGCATCATAGTTCTACTGGATTCAGACAATTGTTGAAGGTAGTGCCATCTAGAGCATATTCTCTACCATTAGTACCCAGCTGCATACACTGCAAAGTAAAGTGATTCTGCCATGAAACAACTTGCTTTTGCTGTGCTGATGGAAAAATTTATTTAGCCACAAATGATGTTCCTGATCAGCTTTATGCATTGTTGACCTCCAACACGGATGAATCTACACATTTTAAGACATCCATTCGAACTTATAATAACAAGTTTGCTTTTACATCATTCGGagtgaaatttgataaagatcTATGTAGGACAAATAGATGAATTTATACTTTTAGAACTCAGGGATAGATCTATCACTATATCAACGATTTGCTTCCTTCAAATAATTGTCCTTCTTATCTCCAATTGTATTTCTATGATACAGAGCATGAATTAGAAAATCGCATTTCTGATTCAAATAGAATGGATCCATCAATTGTAGCTCAACTCATCGATATTCTTCGCATCAATCCATATTCCATTTTTTTCCGTTCTCTTAGTGATTTGCCAGATTTAGAAAATCAAAAAATCTGTATAAGATCAGATGTTGGCCTAGATCAACTTGTATTTAATGCTCCTACATCTTCACAAGTTACAGCAATATGGGTAGAAAATGATGATGGAGGTCAACTAAGAGGACGCGACATTTTTGTCTTTAACCATTCTAGTGAAAGTTATATAGTTCAGTACCATTTTGGATGTTATGATCCGCTGcaatatccattattatttcctttttgcGAAATTGGTTGGCATCAAGGAATTGAAAGTGTCAGTAGAGGAACAAGATTTACACATAACGAAACAAGCCGATTAATAAATCCTCAACAATCAGGGACTGCAGATGAATTACTTGCAAGAGAACAGCAATGTTAGATTGcgatattaatattcaaaaatttcatttagcATGTACGAccaattcaataaaatttaattcacATTCTACTTTTGTAGCGTTAAACAGAGAAAGGAAGGATCCGATTGTTTCTTGCCGTGAATATTATTGCTACAAATtgcaaataagagaaaatatcagATCAATTTTACTACTTTCTGGTCAACTACTGCAATAATTTGTAGTGGATATGTATGTCAAAACCAAGACGCCAAAATTAGATTACTTTAGAAATAACTAACAACATATCCGATCAGAGGTATATCAAGGTATTGTTGATACCATTACGCTTAGGGAAACAAACGCTTCTAATGTTGGAAAATAGATTGTACTGCCTTCTTCATTTATTGGAGGTCCAAGAGACATGAGGAAAagatatatggaagcaatggATTTAATTTAGCGATATGGCAAACCAGACATTTTCTTAATAATGACGTGCAATCCAAACTAGCAAGAAATTACAAACGAATTAAGTCTGCATGAGGAAAGTCAGAATCGACCTGATTTGGTTGTTTGGGTCTTTCATtcaaaattagaagaattaaATGATCAATTATTCAAGAAGcatatttttggtaaaatctCAGCATATGTCTACGTTATCGAGCATAAAAAAAGAGGTCTTCCACCTGcgcattttttaattatcttacaGAAGGATTGGAAAGTTTATACGCCTGAATCTTTTGATGAGATCGTATCAGCAGAGATACctgataaaaatacaaacatgtACTTGCATAACGTTGTTGTCAAGCATATGATACATGGACCATGTGGAGCCTTAAACCCATCAAATATTTGCATGAAAAGAAATGGTTGTTACAAAAGTAGTTATCCAAAGAATTATGCATCTGGTATGACCATTGGAAATGATTCATTCCCAATATATAGACGTAAGAATAATGGAATAACTGTTAAAGTCAGAGACAAAAATTTAGACAATCGTTGGGTTGTGCCATATAATTCATATCTGCTTGCAACATTTAACTGTCACATTGATGTCAAGATTTGTTCTACAATACAAGCAGtcaaatatctttataagtacatttataAAGGGCATGATCGTATTGATTTCAATCTGGTTTCTGAACAAAACAATTAACAAGttgatgaaatccaacaattcCAATCTACCCGATGGATTGCTCCCCCCGAagctatgtggagaatatatgggtttgttattaatgaaatgtatcCAGCAGTGTATAGTTTACATTTACATCCTACAATACAAGCAGtcaaatatctttataagtacatttataAAGGGCATGATCGTATTGATTTCAATCTGGTTTCTGAACAAAACAATTAACAAGttgatgaaatccaacaattcCAATCTGCCCGATGGATTGCTCCCCCCGAagctatgtggagaatatatgggtttgttattaatgaaatgtatcCAGCAGTGTATAGTTTACATTTACATCTGGAGGATCAACACCCAGTGACTTTCGAAGCAAATGAAGATCTAATTAACGTTGTCAGTTTAGATCATTCCAGAAAATCGatgttaacataattttttgcaTTAAATCGAGTAGATGATAATGCAAAGAGATTACTGTATAAagaatttttagaatattatgttTGGAGCCAACAATACAAAGAGTGGACTCCTCGGAAAAAGAAAACCGTTATAGCTCGTATTGTTACAGCAAATCCATTTGAATGCGAGAGATATTATCTGCAGATATTACTAAACCATGTAAGAGAACCTTTATCCTTTGAAAATCTTAGAACAGTTGATGGTGTTGTGTCCCTAACATTTCGCGAAGCAGTAACAGTGCATGGTTTGCTACAGAGAGACAGTAGCTTAGAAGATTGTTTACAAGAAGCATCACTATATCAAATGTCGTCCAGTTTTAAACGATtattttcaacaatatttttttattgtaatccAACCAATTCCAAGGAACTATGAGAACGTTTTAAGCAAGACATGTCAATTGATTTCAAATCAACAGAAAATTCTATATCAAATGTAAGAACCTAAGTATTGAGGTCAATCTCCTTCACAATCGAATCGATgggtaaatatattaattcctACAATCTACTTGATGATGACATTTGTTTTGatgaagaaaaatttcaatCTAGAGAAATTGATGATGAATTGGCTGTTGAAATTTCAGAAGAAGATATTGCCGCATCAGAATCTCTTAATAGTGAACAAAAACATGTCTATAATGCAGTGCTAGAAAAAGTATTTGCAAACCAAAATGCTGCATTCTTTGTAGATGGCCCAGGTGGTACAGGGAAAACATTCTTATACAAGGCACTTCTCGCAACAGTACGATCAAGAAAATTGGTAGCACTCGCAACTGCTTCATCATATGTTGCCGCATCTATTCTTCCGGGAGGTCGAACGGCACACTCACGTTTCAAGCTTCCACTTGATACTGACAAAACAAGCACGTGTTGGGTCAGCAAACAAAGTGCACTGACAAACCTACTTCGTTcagcaaaattaataatatgggATGAAGCTCCAATGACAAGAAAATAACACATAGAAGTATTAGATAAAATGCTACAAGACATCAATGATTCGGATGTAACATTCGGTGGAAAGGCTGTTGTTTTCGGCGGAGATTTTTGACAGGTTTTACCAGTGGTTCGCAAAGGAACGAAACAAGAACATGTTAATTACAGTTTGGTTAATTCGTATTTGTGGCCTACATTGACTAAGTTCCACTTAACTGAAAATATGCGAGCAAGATTTGATCCAGTTTTTTCAGATTATGTGTTAGAAGTAAGCAACAGAATACTGCCGAACACAATtgataaaaccataaaaatctCGAATGAGATGCTTGTTCCCTATGAAGATGACAacatttttttagataatttaataGAATATGTTCTTCACAATATTCAAGAATATTCAGCAAATATTTCAACTATAATGAATCGGGTCATATTAACACCAAAGAATGGTTctgttgatgaaataaatgcatTGTTAATTCATAGGTTTCCAGGTGAAGTTCATCGATATTACAGTTTTGATGAGACAATAGACGCATCTGAACAATCAGTTATGGAAAATTTCTTAAATACTCTAACCCCAAATGGACTTCCCCATTTAATTTGTGGTCTTTTGATCGAAATATCATAAATACAGAAATTACAGTTGGACATCATATCGGAAAAATGGTGTTCATTCCAAGGATACCATTCTTACCAaatgttgatgaaaataatagttTTCCATTTAAACGAACTCAGTTCCCTATAAGATTAAGTTTCGCAATGACTATAAATAAGTCACAAGGGCAGACATTAGATTATGTTGGGATTTATTTACCTCAACCAGTTTTTTCACATGGTCAATTATATGTGGTTTTATCAAGGGCGAATATAGCATCTACAGTGAGGATTCTAATACGACCAGTATCCACTGAACAATGTGAAAATAactacacaaaaaatattgtgttcATGGAATTACTAACATTATCATATgactattataatattaatctctaTATGACTaatattcaattatttaattaaatatcttCGTTAATTGCTCTGGTAGATCATGAATTTAAATCAACACTTGTTATACTTAtgcatttgaaatttttgtatctaaaaagGGGAGAAAATGCAGACAGTGTATACATCAATAAATGATATCACTCCAAATGCAAGAAACtgaaaaattaagatgatcgtTGCAGAGAAGTCACCCAAGCGAATAAGCCAACGCACAACTGTGAAGTACCAAAATCTGACATTATTTGATGAAGAGGTATAATATTTATTGGCATATATTaggtttcaaatttttaatattctttgaAATTGGAAGTTCTTAAAttctatcacatattatataaaaatattaacgaTGTTgcacttatttatttatcttttcacaacatattttttttaaaagaaataaaaaatacaaaaatgattaaaaaaatattttactaaaataatcctcataattttatataatacgctattaatcacaattatttttattgttcttcAAGGGAAATCGTGTGCAAGCAGCAATGTTTGGAACTGATATTGACCACAGGGAagacactttaaatattttccagTCATATTATATCAGCAATGCACATGTCAAACCAGTAGATCCAAAGTACAAAATTGGAGAATATCAATATCAATGGACCCTGAACTCAAGAACAATAATAGAAGATGTTCCACAAAATGAAGAGCAAATAGAGAAACCAAAATATGAGATCGTCTCATTCAAGGACATAGACGCCTACAAATAGACGATTGGAGAAATaggtaatttaattttaattttattataaataataattaataaattaacatttatatttgaatatttagatattttagctGTTGCAATCAAAATTAAGCCAACTAAAGAGGTAACGACAACATTTGGACCAACAACAATCCAAGAGATATATGTTATTGATGAAAGGTAAACAATTCTTATAacttcttatttcttttaaaattgaattccaatattaattttgataaattctattaattcttttaattattttaattttgtagcTTGAACCCCATAAGTTTGACTATGTGGGGTCGATTTGTCCAAGATGAATgccagaaaatataaaaaattattgaagataaACCAATAATACTTGgaacaaaaatatatgttcgaTCAAAAAAcggtatttataaaaattaagaagcTTCGTTATTTTTCCGTATTATATATGTCTACGTTAATATTGATCTCAATTGCAACAAAGGATTGTCTCTATCATCACGTCCATCAAGTACCTTTACAATCAATCTCCTTCTTCCTGAGGCAGCTACAATGAAGAAATGATaattctcaaaaattaaatattacatattagtgcatttatattattgttaattatacgatttatgtaatttatctaCATAATTCATTTCCttatattattcttcatttctGTATTTTAAGGGCGGATGATAATGATTTGATCATTAAAAGTATCATTGCAAGAAACTTAACATACCCATATGCCCCTCTGTCATTTGTTGGTATCCGAGAAATTGTGAAGAACTGTGATATTGCAAAGTTGATGAAGGGTCTACAACCCATggagataaaaattattttattagtaataaattaaaatatttacacaaacATTCATTCTAAAAATTGATTATGATTTAATGTAGAAACTAAAATTCTAGATAGAGGCCAAGATAAAAGTGATTGACTTGGACCAAgtattttattacatgtcatgTGTTGGCTATAATAAAGGAACTGGACATAAGTATAATGAAAGCTTCGTTTGTATATATTGCAAAAGTCAAGGGGTCTACAAACCACGGTATGtatcttacaatttaaattCATAATCGATATGTAATTTAATAGagaattcaaaaatattcagatttaaaataatatattcaatgtATTTAAAATGCTAGGGCATATGTTGGAACTGGACGATAATACTAGAAAGATAGCTGCTATTATGTTTGGTGAAGTAGCAGAAGAGGCATTTGGTTGTTCAGCTGTTGAGTTGATAGAGCATTCTGGAGAGGtatcttttaaaacttttattcaaaaattgagtttggttataatgagttaattaaaaacaaaattaggttttaattaattatgcaaagctattcaatttttattttttattttttgtaggaACATCAACCATATATTAAAAGCGTTGCAgaaaaattatcaacaaaaatctGGAAGATTCAAGTTTATGCAGATCCAGAGAAACTGAAGGAGAAAAAACATAAGCATTATAATGTCCTCTCTATCGAGGCAATGCAAGATGAGAGAAATGCTGGATCATCAtcctagaatcaaaattatctcaaataacTTTGATAAGATTATGGACGACGTTTATTTACAAGACCATGATATAGTTTCTATTAATGCTCTTCATTTACttataatgttaatttatacgaaataaatattacatcgttatttaattaagtcaaaaaattatgtccttattaataaaaaaataattcttaaaaaaattaaaatataaactaagtaaaTGTGCACATTGCTtttacctaatatatatatatatatatatatatatatatatattgaattatatatgCAGGTAGGTGCTCTAAGCACGGGCGTGCAGTCGATTGATCTGGCGTTCTTGTTCGTGGATGTCAGACACCATGCAATCaccttttgtgaaaaaaaaaaaaaaatgaaaatccttTGGATGAAATCAGATCATACGTACGTACCTGATCGATTTCTGGCCCAAAACTGGCAGATGATCTAGTAGAATAGCGAATGACCCTGAATAAAAAATACCATATATACATGTATCATGATTAATTGTTTCCTTTTTCTGAACGtacattaattaaattacacTCACAAATTAGAATAACGCACCAAATTAAGTCCTCTCGGCCCACCCTAAATCCCCCATTTGCCTCACACTTCTCTGTTCATGTAATACGTTTAATTACATTATACGTTATTTACATAGAGTTTTGGCTTCTTTGTAATCACATTGGAGAAAAGGCGACAAATTTGCAGATCAAAATCTTGTGCGAACAAAAAGAAGCAATTTAATTACATGAAATAAAaggaacaaattaaattaagttcaATATATATTGGCTTTTCAGTACGAAAGAGCTACGTACGCACGCATCATGGGATATATATTGAGAGATGAACGCAAACATAGTGAAGCTGGTCAGCCTTGACGTACCTGGAGGGAAGAGGCAGGCCAGAAACTAAAGCTTTGAATCAATCGCTTACATAGCGATACATATATTCAATATCTCATGTACATGATCACCTTTACTACCAACCACCTTCTGTTTtccttcacacacacacacacattatgtatatatatatatatatatatagagtactcttgcaaaattgaaaaagaaaaagaaaacaaataaacatatataacgAAGTAAATTACAGCTTGTTTATACCATACATAATTAGCTTGGAAGAACTAGCTAGCAATACATGATCGCATTACATCAACCTGAGCTCGCAGATATGCGATATAATCTAGAGTTTCTTCCATCAAAGCTGTCTCATCCATGAATTCTCCTCCGGGCACAAGACTCTTGAGAATATGTGTTCTCTTCTGAATTAATCTCTTTGCAATACAGTTGGCAACAACCTTACGAGGCACAGTTTTTCTTACTCTACGGACTGTACTGCAGCTTCTTTTCAAGATGTTCTTGCTTCTAATCTTCGGCCTGTTGCAAGTCATGACTGGAATAGTTGAAACTCTCTTTACCGAAATTTTAGACTCCGGCCGGCCCAAGATTCGCTCAGCCAGGATTCTGTTATCATTGTCTCTTGTAGCATTGGCAATGAGGGCACGGCTCCACGACGTTGTCCCATTTCTAGCAGAAGCCATGGCTAGGTCTGCGGAAAACTTTATGACCTTCTTTCTCTCCAAGATGttcatgtttttctttaaagaagtGCATCTTCGAAGACCAATTATCCATCTTTTAAGGAATTCTTCTTTGAGTAAGCTAGGATTGCgcatcctagctagctaggtagaatgaaagaaattaatatgACATATAAGCGGGATTTTAATCAAGTAAATGGTTTATTCTGAGAATTAAGGAGATActggcaaatatatatatagagtgctcctagctagggtttcattgagataaaaaaaggtaatgaATAACATGCAACAAAACTCGTAAACTAAACTTACCTTCTGTTGGATAAGAAGATCGAGAGACACTCCAAGACCCAACTAGACGAAAGACAGCTTACAGAGTGATGCAGTTCTGTTGATACAAGGAGGTGTATCAGaatcagaaagagagagaataagaAAGAGGAACGTGACGAAACCCAATTTATGTTCTGAAGGAAGAGAAAGCGGTGGGCCTCAGGGAGAAAGACACAGCACATGCAGGCACATGGTGCCAGTGGCCCACACTAGTACaccaaaaccctagagaaaatgaaaaaataaaaaatcatagatTTGTATAAGTGTAAAGAATAAAGATCCCCATATAATGTAATGCAAACCTAACATTTGTAGCTTGTGGAAAATATACAAACAAAAGTCATGAGTACTGTACGTGCCCGGGGCCCCTATACATGTGTAAATTGGGATGGATCAGAGACTACTACAGGAACGAGTCGTGGAAATTTTCTCATAAATACtgttgtataaattataaactgcaagtaaataacaacaacaaaaacaaaattcttgcttactcaaacttaaaatagatagaTATTATCCATATCATCATGTTATATattcaatattgatttaatttccTTCATGTCTCTTCACCCCACAGAACAACTTTGtctctttattatttatatgggCATAATCGTGTACGATCGATGCAGAAAGTTGATCACCTTAATTAATGGAGTGGGGAAAGTACGTAAAGTATATATGCATTCGCAGGCCGCTTGAATGATAAATTAGGGTTTGTGgttaattttaagtgtgtttCGTCATTGATGCAGATGAGTTTGAAAAGGGAGGCCGGGGAATTGACCAGATCCAGAAAACATGTTAATGCTAATGCGTGGCCGAATGGGTTCCATATGAAGAAAAAT belongs to Juglans regia cultivar Chandler chromosome 8, Walnut 2.0, whole genome shotgun sequence and includes:
- the LOC109002480 gene encoding transcription factor IBH1-like 1 is translated as MRNPSLLKEEFLKRWIIGLRRCTSLKKNMNILERKKVIKFSADLAMASARNGTTSWSRALIANATRDNDNRILAERILGRPESKISVKRVSTIPVMTCNRPKIRSKNILKRSCSTVRRVRKTVPRKVVANCIAKRLIQKRTHILKSLVPGGEFMDETALMEETLDYIAYLRAQVDVMRSCIAS